The sequence below is a genomic window from Silene latifolia isolate original U9 population chromosome 7, ASM4854445v1, whole genome shotgun sequence.
ACGCAAAGGAGAAGGTCTTTATGTTCAAATTCCAGAATGAGAAGGATAAGGCGAAGATTCTAGAGGGGCAGCCATGGCACTTTGACAAATTTGTCTGGTGCTTTAGCGAACCCAATCTTGAAGGGAAGATGACAGACGTACCATTGTCGTTTGTTCCGCTATGGGCTCGTGTGTATGATTTACCGTTAAGAGGGAGATCCAATATAGAAAACATAAGGCGGCTAGGGGGTCAGTTGGGCAGTTTTATTAGCGTGGATGAAGCCCCGCATCCGGAGATGGAGAGAGCTGTTCGGCTAAGAATCATGCACGATGTCAGGAATCCGTTGAAGGCAGAGGTTTCCATTGGGCTCAAGTCAGGTAAGGTCGAAAGTTTTGGTGTTAAGTATGAGTGTTTACCTACCTTTTGCTATGGGTGTGGAATTCTAGGGCATGGGGAGAAGGACTGTGATGACGGTCCGTATGAAGAAGGGGAGTTGCGCTTTAATGAGTCACTTAGGGCATCTCCGTGGAAAGTCCTAAAGACGGTTGTGAGTTCGAAAGGGGATAAGGCGAAGTCTCTGGGTGGGATTTTTGATGCAGAATATAAAGCGCGGGAGGAGGAGGCAGTTTCCCTTATGATATCCAAGTTGCAACAGGTAACTATCAAATCTCGAAGTAATCTTGATAAACCAAGCACGACTGTTTCTATGTGTGGTAGGTCGTCTGCTGGTGAGTAGGGGTTGAGGAGGGGACGGGCCAGGTTGTGGGGGGGCAAGAAGTGGATACGGTGGCTAAAGGTGCGGGGGAGATTGGAGAGTGTGCTGAGAGAAATGAAAGAAGGGAGGAGAGGGAAACGGATGCTGAAATCTTGCGAGGGGGTATGGCAGATATGATGGAGCAGGAGAAGTGAGATGAAGGAAGGGCAGGGGGTGAAACTGGGAGTGTGAGAGGTGGAGGTACTTGGAGGAGGTGGATGGGTGAGAGGCCAACTGGGCAGGCTTGTGAGAAGGGGCATAACCCGGCTAGAAAACGAGAGAGAGAAGAGCAACATGTGGAGAAGGAGGTGGTGTCGAAGAAACAAAAACATAGCAGGGGTGCTACAATACCTGAGGCAGAGGTTGAGATAACTCAACCCCGCCAGGCATCATGAAAATATTGAGCCTTAACTGCAGGGGACTGGGCAATCCCGATGCAGTAGGCGGACTACGTTGCCTTGTTCGAAGGGAGAATCCTGATATGTTTTTTCTGTGTGAAACGAAGTTAAGTAGCTATGAATTCCGGAAAATTAGTTCTTGTTTTTCGGAGTATGTAGGAGTAGAGGTGGATAGTGTCGGAAGGTCAGGAGGTTTAGCTTTTATGTGGAGAGCGGAGTTTAACTGTACAGTGAGATCTTCGTCTGTGCACTACATTGATATAGGGGTGTCGGATGCCGAGGGAATGTGGAGAGTCACGGGGTTCTATGGATGGCCTGCTGTGAGGGATCGTCACTTATCGTGGGGGAGCTGCGGACTCGGATGCGGAGGATCTTTGGCCCGTGGGTTTGTATAGGAGATTTTAATGAGATACTTTTTGCTACTGAGATGAAAGGGGGGTCTCGTCCCCAATGGCAGATGAACAATTTCCGGGAGGCTGTGGAAGATTGTGGGTTAAGGGATGTGGCTTTCGAGGGGTACGAGTTCACATATGACAATGGGCAGATCGAAAGCGATAATAGACAGTCGAGGATTGACCGGGCTATGGGGAATGAGGCGTAGTTTGACCGTTTTCCTAGGGCACGTTTGATACACTTGGTCCGGGAATGGTCAGATCATGCCCCAATTATGCTAGTTTTGGATAGGAGATTGGAGCAAGAAGTAGATAGGCGGAAACTCTATCGATTTGAGCAAGTTTGGGTCGGTGAGGATGGTTGTGAGGAGGCAATAAGACGGGCTTGGGGCATGGGGGAGGAAGGTCTTATTGATAATCTGATGAATTGTGCTAAGGAGCTGCAAGAATGGAAAGGAACTAGCATTGGAAAAATAGTACGCGATATTCGATCGAAAAGGAAAAGATTAGAGCGGTTGAACGAGAGTGATAGGTCCATGCGAGTCATGAATGAACGAAGGAAACTGCTTGATGAGATTGCAAAGTTGATTAGGCAGGAGGAAATCTTTTGGCGACAGCGGTCAAGGGCTTTGTGGCTCAAGGAGGGGGATCAGAATACTAAATTTTTTCACAGGAAAGCGGGGCAACGAAAGAAAAAGAATCATATAGCTAAGCTAATCGATGAAGATGGAAGGGTACATGAGGGGACTGACAAAGTTGGGGCTTTAGCAAAGGGGTATTTCGAAGATCTTTTTACGTCGGGGTGTCCTAATGGCTTCGAAGGGTTGCTGGATGTTGTGGAAGGGAGAGTGAATGCGGAGATGAACGGGATGTTACGGGAGGAGTATTGTGAGGAAGAGGTGGTCTATGCATTGAACCAAATGCATCCATTAAAGGCTCCGGGGCCTGACGGGATGAACGGACTTTTCTTCCAAACGTACTGGCATATTGTGGGCAAGCAGGTGGTGAAGTCGGTCTTAGGGATTTTAAGAGGGGCTCCGTTTCCGTCGGGTTTTAACAAAACTCATATAGTTTTGATTCCGAAAAAGAAAGCTCCTGATAAGTTGACCGATTTTAGGCCGATAAGTTTATGCAATGTTATTTATAAATTGGTCTCTAAGGTGCTCGCGAATAGATTGAAGCGATTTTTAGGGGATATCGTCTCGGAAAATCAGTCGGCTTTTACACCGGGTCGGCTAATTTCGGATAATATTCTCGTGGCGTTCGAAGTTTTCCATCAGATGAAAAATTCGCGAGGAGGTATGGGACACATGGCGTTGAAATTAGACATGTCTAAAGCATACGACCGGGTTGAATGGTGCTTTTTGGAGCGGGTCTTGCGGAGGATGGGTTTTGATGGAGCGTGGGTTGGAAAGGTTATGGAGTGTGTGTCAAGTGTGTCCTTTGCGGTGATGGTAAATGGGCACCCAACTGAAGAATTTAAACCGAGTCGGGGTTTGAGACAAGGGGATCCACTTTCACCATATTTATTCATTCTTTGCGCGGAGGTGTTATCGGGATTAATTAGAAAAGCAGCGGTGAATAATTCTCTTCATGGGGTGAGAGTGGCGCCCACGGCTCCTATGGTTACCCATCTTCTATTTGCAGACGATTGTATAATATTCGCAAAGGCAAATGTTGCAGAGGCTTTGAAAGTTAAGGAGACACTTCGACTCTATGAGGAGGCATCCGGGCAGCGAGTAAACTATGACAAAACGACGGTCTCGTTCAGTCGGGGTACTAGGAAAGGGAGGAGGAACCAGGTGGCCAACAATCTTGGGGTGAGGATCGTGAGAGAGCAAGACCGATACTTAGGATTACCAACTGTAGTGGGTCACTCAAGGGAAGTGGTGTCGAGGGTGGTGCGGGATAAGTTGGTTATTAAATTACAAGGGTGGAAGGGGATGCTCTTGTCGAAAGCAGGTAGGGAGGTATTGATAAAGGTCGTGGCCCAATCAATCCCTACATACGCGATGAGTGTCTTCAAACTCCCGACTAATTTTTGTGACGAGCTACGATCCCTGGTGTCACGCTATTGGTGGGGTTCTGAAAACGGGAAGCGCAAAATCTCGTGGATGGCTTGGGAGAAATTATGTAGGCCGAAGAAGCAAGGTGGTCTGGGATTTAGGGATTTCCACGGATTCAACAAGGCCCTCCTTGGTAAACAGGCATGGAGATTGATGACGGATACCACGAGCCTGATGGTGCGAATTATCAAGGCGAAATATTTCCCTAATAACCATTTTTTACAGGCTGAGTTGGGGACTAATCCGAGCTTTACTTGGCGGGGAATTTGGGAGTCGAAGGATGTGCTTAAGCTCGGGTTGAGGAGAAGGATTGGGAACGGGAACTCCACGAATGTTTGGGCTGACCCATGGATACCGAGAACACAAACCCGGATGATCATTTCGCCAAGAGGTGAGGCGTGTGAGGCTATGACTGTGGCGGAGCTTATACGAGAGGATGGGGGTGGCTGGAATGCAGAGAAAGTTAGAACGCTGTTTCTCCCTTTTGAACAGGAAAGAATCTTAAATATACGGATTCCGTCATATAGCATGGAGGATGATTGGTGTTGGGAATGGGAAAAGAATGGAATTTATTCTGTTCGATCGGCTTATAAGGCTATTATGGGAAGGGACGAGGAGAGCAGTTCGAACGAGGGGTAAACATGGTGGCTCTGGAATCGTATATGGTGTGCCAAGGTCCTACCGCGTATTAAGTTGTTCTTTTGGCAATTTTGCAACAATGCGCTACCTGCTCGATGGAATTTAGCCACACGCATTCATTCGATGGATGTGTCATGTCCAATTTGCTGCTGCGAGGTGGAGACTTGTCTCCACTTTGCAAGGGGATGTGGGTGGGTTGGGGGTTTATGGGACGGGTTGGAGCTGGAAGTAAAGACGAAGGTGGGTTATGagcgggtgagggagtgggtggaggACGTTTGGCAAGATTATGATGAGGGACAAAGGGAGTTGTTCATGGTGGGTTTATGGGCGGCTTGGGAGAGGAGAAATAAGATGGTCTTCGAGAACAAACCGGTGCAGATTGATCCGGTGATTAGGAGGGTGCGGGAGCTCATGAGAGAGGTGAAGGAGGGCATAGTGGGGGGTTTCGATGATGCTGGGCAGAAAGGGGAGGGAACTGGGTCGGACATGGAGGGAGGAAGAGGAGGATGGAGACCACCGAGGGAGGGGTTTGTGAAGATTAATGTGGATGCGGGTGTGAAGGAGGGTTGTGGTACGGGTTTGGGTATAATCTGTCGAGATGAGCAAGGAGGTGTGCTGTGGGGATGGGCTGAGAGGCGGTGGGAGGTGATGGAACCCCGGGTGGCGGAGGCGGAGGCGGAG
It includes:
- the LOC141589736 gene encoding uncharacterized protein LOC141589736, whose translation is MDVSCPICCCEVETCLHFARGCGWVGGLWDGLELEVKTKVGYERVREWVEDVWQDYDEGQRELFMVGLWAAWERRNKMVFENKPVQIDPVIRRVRELMREVKEGIVGGFDDAGQKGEGTGSDMEGGRGGWRPPREGFVKINVDAGVKEGCGTGLGIICRDEQGGVLWGWAERRWEVMEPRVAEAEAEAIFLGIHKAKALGYSAVIMESDCKVVVDELRMYSKGRSDLHMVVHDIVELSKDLDSVVWSLVSRKFNRVAHELAHFSPMGESISFDRNSIPICIANVVVGDLSYNI